One window of the Rhipicephalus sanguineus isolate Rsan-2018 chromosome 2, BIME_Rsan_1.4, whole genome shotgun sequence genome contains the following:
- the LOC119382927 gene encoding uncharacterized protein LOC119382927 — MADVQSICEVTPGSGEAVLTLKDAMPGKALSRDGSTTCVDRHQTFETRRLEGTSMEGLSGCTSSGFTTQTDASELHSEGRRGSLVPKSSSRSVPEKSCRSAMFHLSGDVGMTSASPTKSYERRPPVFRSPGTESLRNSNERLRGGRDGPVAHDARTGFATNLKLLAENLVNETAQREGTSPRACSLAPSEVPSQDDAEVRPQPTEEPADGASMTRLASQISEEAPAGLIEAPSTGAFTPYPTYSASAYEIDAAANEPPPLETVVVQPAPRPQSKSSVQVLRVEVPEAPVRPEHFSGSEAPMAGSTLPLNSEAPRTDRPPQALRHPRPHAIPPIAAPLCTRWCCAKISMISMAIMSLFAAFMIYAFREDTFVDLVNWAATWNTSSIRARFVVTQALIPEAENITESGILKQNLP; from the exons ATGGCCGATGTGCAGAGCATTTGCGAGGTCACGCCGGGGTCAGGAGAAGCCGTCTTGACTCTGAAGGACGCAATGCCTGGAAAGGCGCTAAGCAGGGACGGTTCGACCACGTGCGTGGACAGGCATCAAACATTCGAGACGCGGCGACTGGAGGGGACGTCGATGGAGGGCTTGAGCGGCTGCACATCTTCAGGTTTCACTACACAGACCGATGCATCTG AACTGCATTCGGAAGGCAGGAGAGGCAGCCTCGTACCAAAGTCAAGCAGCCGTTCCGTGCCGGAGAAGAGCTGTCGGAGCGCGATGTTCCACCTCAGCGGTGATGTCGGCATGACGTCCGCTTCGCCAACCAAGTCCTACGAGCGCCGACCGCCCGTCTTCCGGAGCCCAGGAACGGAGTCACTGCGCAACTCCAATGAGCGCCTGCGCGGCGGCCGAGACGGTCCTGTGGCCCACGATGCCCGCACCGGATTCGCCACAAATCTAAAGCTTCTGGCCGAGAACCTGGTCAACGAGACCGC GCAGCGTGAAGGAACTTCACCTCGGGCATGTTCACTAGCACCAAGCGAAGTTCCCAGTCAAGACGATGCCGAGGTCCGACCGCAGCCGACCGAGGAACCGGCGGATGGAGCGAGCATGACCCGATTGGCGTCACAGATTTCCGAAGAGGCGCCCGCAGGTTTGATCGAAGCGCCTTCCACTGGCGCCTTCACTCCGTACCCGACATATTCTGCGTCAGCGTACGAGATTGACGCGGCAGCCAATGAACCACCACCCCTGGAGACGGTTGTGGTGCAACCTGCTCCTCGCCCCCAAAGCAAGTCTTCTGTGCAG GTTCTCAGAGTGGAAGTCCCAGAAGCACCTGTTCGCCCCGAACACTTCTCCGGCTCTGAAGCGCCCATGGCCGGATCAACATTGCCCCTCAATTCAGAAGCACCTCGAACCGACAGGCCGCCACAAGCACTGCGCCACCCACGCCCGCATGCTATACC ACCCATTGCAGCACCACTGTGTACCCGATGGTGCTGTGCTAAGATCAGCATGATATCCATGGCAATTATGTCCCTCTTCGCCGCCTTCATGATCTACGCATTCAGGGAAG ATACTTTCGTGGATCTAGTTAACTGGG CTGCAACGTGGAACACTTCGAGCATCAGAGCAAGGTTCGTAGTAACGCAGGCTCTTATTCCGGAGGCAG AAAACATCACGGAATCCGGGATTCTCAAGCAGAACTTGCCTTGA